One Pararhizobium sp. IMCC3301 DNA segment encodes these proteins:
- a CDS encoding DUF6522 family protein, protein MSAISISGAEITVDAVLVAEGFDMSEEKLRTLMRAGTITSRCETGEGEDAGRTRLNFLYGNRVLRLTVDAEGNLIEPAQIHYAGSALLDARRSNRGGE, encoded by the coding sequence ATGAGCGCGATCAGTATCAGCGGTGCGGAGATCACGGTGGATGCTGTATTGGTGGCCGAGGGCTTTGATATGAGCGAAGAGAAACTGCGCACCCTGATGCGTGCAGGCACTATTACGTCGCGCTGCGAGACCGGCGAAGGCGAAGATGCCGGACGCACCCGACTGAACTTTCTTTACGGCAATCGGGTGCTGCGCCTGACGGTCGACGCAGAAGGAAACCTGATTGAACCCGCGCAGATTCACTATGCCGGCAGCGCCCTGCTGGACGCTCGGCGATCCAATCGGGGAGGCGAGTGA
- a CDS encoding hexameric tyrosine-coordinated heme protein, with product MDNWLPSLITATPTEGYDLAVKLARIAVKKTQPDADMRDRLRKDYEADANALIAASHVVATHFATIAAANDHWREAK from the coding sequence ATGGATAACTGGCTCCCGAGCCTCATCACCGCAACTCCGACAGAGGGCTATGACCTTGCCGTCAAGCTGGCCCGTATCGCCGTGAAGAAGACCCAGCCCGATGCCGATATGCGCGACCGGCTGCGCAAGGATTACGAAGCCGATGCCAATGCACTGATTGCGGCCTCGCATGTTGTCGCTACGCATTTCGCTACGATCGCAGCCGCCAATGACCATTGGCGCGAGGCCAAATGA
- the ccoS gene encoding cbb3-type cytochrome oxidase assembly protein CcoS gives MSGVLFLIPVSIIMGLLGLAAFLWSLRHRQFEDLDGDAGRILTAPDQPITLTAKEKTDG, from the coding sequence ATGAGCGGTGTGCTGTTTCTCATCCCTGTTTCAATCATCATGGGCCTGTTGGGACTTGCCGCGTTTTTATGGAGCCTGCGCCATCGCCAGTTCGAGGATCTGGACGGTGATGCCGGGCGTATCCTGACTGCGCCTGACCAACCAATAACTCTGACAGCAAAGGAAAAAACCGATGGATAA